The Thermogemmata fonticola genome has a window encoding:
- a CDS encoding protein arginine kinase, translating into MSLDALLPNLGEWLRGTGPESDIILSTRIRLARNLADIPFTSRAEAPQKAAVLRRVRDALAKANLPYTLQYHDLAALSPLDRQFLVERQLISPELAAHQGPCGVAFDPRESVSIMINEEDHLRLQVLRSGFALEDAWQDINQLDDALEAHLPYAFHPQFGYLTACPTNVGTGLRASVMLHLPALSLTRQLERTLRAIQKIQLTVRGLHGERSHALGDLYQISNQVTLGKPESRILQELREVIQIILAGERQARQLLLQEQRHVEQNRVARALGTLGSATLITAEETMELLSVVRLGIHLKLIDNIPTTVVNQLFIQCQAAHLQKIVGHTLDGEERNVARARFLKDRLRQLGPQPS; encoded by the coding sequence ATGAGCCTCGACGCCCTCCTACCCAACCTCGGCGAATGGCTACGCGGCACCGGACCGGAGTCGGATATCATCCTGTCCACCCGCATCCGGCTGGCCCGTAATCTGGCCGATATTCCCTTCACCAGTCGGGCCGAAGCCCCGCAAAAAGCGGCGGTCTTGCGCCGCGTCCGCGATGCCCTGGCCAAAGCCAACCTCCCCTACACCCTCCAGTACCATGATCTGGCGGCACTGTCTCCCTTGGATCGCCAGTTTCTGGTCGAACGGCAACTGATAAGCCCGGAGTTGGCCGCCCATCAGGGACCTTGCGGAGTAGCCTTCGATCCGCGCGAGTCGGTCAGCATCATGATCAACGAGGAGGATCACCTGCGCCTGCAAGTCCTCCGCAGCGGTTTCGCCCTGGAAGACGCCTGGCAGGACATCAATCAACTGGATGACGCTTTGGAAGCCCACCTGCCGTATGCCTTCCATCCTCAGTTTGGTTATCTCACCGCCTGCCCCACCAACGTGGGCACGGGCTTGCGAGCCAGCGTCATGCTGCATCTACCGGCTCTAAGTTTGACCCGGCAGCTCGAACGGACTCTGCGGGCCATTCAGAAAATCCAGTTGACCGTGCGCGGGTTGCATGGCGAACGCAGTCATGCCCTGGGCGACCTTTATCAAATCTCCAATCAGGTGACTCTGGGCAAGCCAGAATCTCGCATCCTCCAGGAGTTGCGTGAGGTCATCCAGATCATCCTCGCCGGTGAACGGCAAGCTCGGCAGCTTTTGCTCCAGGAACAACGACACGTCGAACAGAACCGTGTGGCCCGTGCCTTGGGGACCCTGGGCAGTGCTACCCTCATCACTGCGGAAGAGACGATGGAACTCCTGTCCGTGGTCCGCCTTGGTATCCACTTGAAATTGATCGACAACATTCCCACGACTGTCGTCAATCAACTGTTCATCCAGTGCCAAGCGGCCCATTTGCAGAAAATCGTCGGGCATACTCTCGATGGCGAAGAGCGCAATGTGGCGCGCGCCCGCTTCCTCAAGGACCGCTTGCGTCAATTAGGCCCTCAGCCTTCGTGA
- a CDS encoding UvrB/UvrC motif-containing protein produces the protein MKCMFCDNPATIHLTDIIQRQKREMHLCERCARERKLLPAPLGAPLNLKALLQLLLQALRSFESQEVRSCPHCGLTYAGLKAEGRMGCASDYAVFHDMLEPLLERIHRSTEHTGKRPRAAQLRAEIEQLRQRLQEAVATEDYEQAAQLRDRIRQMEHEVEGTRR, from the coding sequence ATGAAATGCATGTTTTGTGACAATCCCGCGACGATCCATCTGACGGACATCATCCAGCGGCAGAAGCGGGAGATGCACCTGTGTGAGCGGTGCGCTCGGGAACGGAAGCTCCTCCCCGCACCGTTGGGCGCCCCCCTGAACCTTAAGGCTCTGCTGCAACTCCTTCTCCAGGCTCTGCGCTCCTTCGAGAGCCAGGAGGTGCGGAGTTGCCCCCATTGCGGACTGACCTACGCCGGTTTGAAAGCTGAGGGACGTATGGGCTGTGCCTCGGACTATGCTGTGTTCCATGATATGCTGGAACCGCTCCTGGAGCGCATTCACCGATCCACCGAGCACACCGGCAAACGACCGCGCGCGGCCCAGCTTCGAGCGGAAATCGAGCAATTGCGCCAGCGCTTGCAAGAAGCGGTCGCTACCGAAGATTATGAACAAGCTGCCCAGCTCCGCGACCGCATTCGTCAGATGGAACATGAAGTTGAAGGAACCCGCCGATGA